A portion of the Suricata suricatta isolate VVHF042 chromosome 11, meerkat_22Aug2017_6uvM2_HiC, whole genome shotgun sequence genome contains these proteins:
- the CD3G gene encoding T-cell surface glycoprotein CD3 gamma chain isoform X1 yields the protein MEQGKHLAGLILALTLLQGSMAQSKQEIPVVKVNDNQEDGLVVLTCDVKDENVKWFKDGKEINLHNKDKKIHNLGSSIKDPQGTYLCQGSKNYSRPLQVHYRMCQNCIEINAATVSGFVFAEIISVFFLAVGVYFIAGQDGVRQSRASDKQTLLSNDQLYQPLKDRENDHYSHLQGKQLRKH from the exons atggagcAGGGGAAGCATCTGGCTGGCCTCATCCTGGCCCTCACTCTTCTTCAAG GTTCTATGGCCCAGTCGAAACAAG AAATTCCTGTGGTAAAAGTAAATGACAATCAAGAAGACGGTTTGGTAGTTCTGACTTGTGACGTAAAAGATGAAAATGTCAAGTGGTTTAAAGATGGGAAGGAAATAAATCTCCACAacaaggataaaaaaatacacaatctgGGAAGCAGTATCAAGGACCCTCAAGGGACATATTTGTGTCAAGGATCCAAGAACTATTCAAGACCGCTCCAAGTGCATTACAGAA tGTGTCAGAACTGCATTGAAATAAACGCAGCCACTGTATCCGGCTTTGTCTTCGCCGAAATCATCAGCGTTTTCTTCCTTGCTGTGGGGGTCTACTTCATCGCTGGACAGGATGGAGTTCGCCAGTCAAGAG CCTCAGACAAGCAGACTCTGTTGTCCAATGACCAGCTCTACCAG CCCCTCAAGGATCGGGAAAATGACCATTACAGCCACCTTCAAGGAAAGCAATTAAGGAAGCACTGA
- the CD3G gene encoding T-cell surface glycoprotein CD3 gamma chain isoform X2, which yields MLEGWSEARAQGRRGEGSMAQSKQEIPVVKVNDNQEDGLVVLTCDVKDENVKWFKDGKEINLHNKDKKIHNLGSSIKDPQGTYLCQGSKNYSRPLQVHYRMCQNCIEINAATVSGFVFAEIISVFFLAVGVYFIAGQDGVRQSRASDKQTLLSNDQLYQPLKDRENDHYSHLQGKQLRKH from the exons ATGCTGGAAGGATGGAGTGAAGCGCGGGCTCAAGGACGCAGAGGAGAAG GTTCTATGGCCCAGTCGAAACAAG AAATTCCTGTGGTAAAAGTAAATGACAATCAAGAAGACGGTTTGGTAGTTCTGACTTGTGACGTAAAAGATGAAAATGTCAAGTGGTTTAAAGATGGGAAGGAAATAAATCTCCACAacaaggataaaaaaatacacaatctgGGAAGCAGTATCAAGGACCCTCAAGGGACATATTTGTGTCAAGGATCCAAGAACTATTCAAGACCGCTCCAAGTGCATTACAGAA tGTGTCAGAACTGCATTGAAATAAACGCAGCCACTGTATCCGGCTTTGTCTTCGCCGAAATCATCAGCGTTTTCTTCCTTGCTGTGGGGGTCTACTTCATCGCTGGACAGGATGGAGTTCGCCAGTCAAGAG CCTCAGACAAGCAGACTCTGTTGTCCAATGACCAGCTCTACCAG CCCCTCAAGGATCGGGAAAATGACCATTACAGCCACCTTCAAGGAAAGCAATTAAGGAAGCACTGA